A window from Triticum aestivum cultivar Chinese Spring chromosome 6D, IWGSC CS RefSeq v2.1, whole genome shotgun sequence encodes these proteins:
- the LOC123144822 gene encoding UDP-N-acetylglucosamine transporter UGNT1 isoform X2, which produces MAKNAGGVLLPVSAEPGKGDGEAALFKGSAMTRRGAVAALSYMSCSVLLVMFNKAALSSYKFPCANVITLLQMVCSTCLLYVLRRLKIISFTNSEPSVPSDSLFFVPFRILLRTSPLSLSYLLYMLASMESVRGVNVPMYTTLRRTTVAFTMTMEYFLAKQKHTPPIIGSVALIVFGAFIAGARDLSFDARGYAIVFVANITTAVYLATINRIGKSSGLNSFGLMWCNGLVCGPAVLLLTYIQGDLKKTIEFPYLYSPGFQVVLLFSCTLAFLLNYTIFWNTILNSALTQSMCGNLKDFFTVGLGWVLFGGLPFDLLNVIGQGLGFVGSGMYAYCKIKGK; this is translated from the exons ATGGCCAAGAACGCAGGAGGGGTGCTGCTGCCGGTGTCCGCCGAGCCGGGGAAGGGCGACGGCGAGGCCGCGCTCTTCAAGGGCTCCGCCATGACCCGCCGCGGCGCCGTCGCCGCGCTCTCCTACATGTCCTGCTCCG TTTTGCTGGTGATGTTTAACAAGGCGGCTCTATCTTCATATAAATTCCCTTGCGCGAATGTCATTACACTCCTTCAG ATGGTGTGCTCAACGTGCCTTCTCTATGTTCTGAGACGGTTAAAGATCATTTCTTTCACAAATAGTGAACCGTCAGTACCCTCTGATTCACTATTCTTTGTGCCGTTCAGAATACTGCTGCGCACTTCACCGCTTTCGCTGTCTTATTTGCTCTATATG CTAGCTTCAATGGAATCTGTGCGTGGAGTAAATGTTCCTATGTATACAACTCTAAGGCGCACAACAGTAGCATTTACAATGACAATGGAGTATTTCTTGGCAAAGCAGAAACACACCCCACCTATAATTGGCAG TGTGGCTTTGATTGTATTCGGAGCATTTATTGCTGGGGCTCGAGATTTATCATTTGATGCTCGTGGGTATGCCATTGTCTTCGTCGCCAATATAACTACAGCTGTTTATCTTGCAACTATAAATCGTATTG GCAAATCTAGCGGGCTGAATAGCTTTGGCCTGATGTGGTGCAATG GACTTGTTTGTGGACCTGCAGTACTGTTGTTGACATATATTCAGGGCGACCTcaagaaaactattgaatttccTTACCTTTATTCCCCTGGCTTTCAG GTGGTGCTGCTATTTTCATGTACACTAGCATTTCTATTGAACTACACCATCTTCTGGAATACAATCCTGAATTCTGCACTTACACAGTCAATGTGTGGCAATTTGAAG GATTTCTTCACTGTTGGACTTGGCTGGGTACTCTTCGGTGGGCTTCCTTTTGATCTG CTTAATGTCATCGGCCAAGGGCTTGGCTTCGTTGGCTCAGGCATGTATGCCTACTGCAAGATCAAAGGAAAATAG
- the LOC123144822 gene encoding UDP-N-acetylglucosamine transporter UGNT1 isoform X1, which produces MAKNAGGVLLPVSAEPGKGDGEAALFKGSAMTRRGAVAALSYMSCSVLLVMFNKAALSSYKFPCANVITLLQMVCSTCLLYVLRRLKIISFTNSEPSVPSDSLFFVPFRILLRTSPLSLSYLLYMLASMESVRGVNVPMYTTLRRTTVAFTMTMEYFLAKQKHTPPIIGSVALIVFGAFIAGARDLSFDARGYAIVFVANITTAVYLATINRIGKSSGLNSFGLMWCNGLVCGPAVLLLTYIQGDLKKTIEFPYLYSPGFQVVLLFSCTLAFLLNYTIFWNTILNSALTQSMCGNLKVWSPSNSSTRLNMRSILKSFMICYFCRISSLLDLAGYSSVGFLLICLMSSAKGLASLAQACMPTARSKENRY; this is translated from the exons ATGGCCAAGAACGCAGGAGGGGTGCTGCTGCCGGTGTCCGCCGAGCCGGGGAAGGGCGACGGCGAGGCCGCGCTCTTCAAGGGCTCCGCCATGACCCGCCGCGGCGCCGTCGCCGCGCTCTCCTACATGTCCTGCTCCG TTTTGCTGGTGATGTTTAACAAGGCGGCTCTATCTTCATATAAATTCCCTTGCGCGAATGTCATTACACTCCTTCAG ATGGTGTGCTCAACGTGCCTTCTCTATGTTCTGAGACGGTTAAAGATCATTTCTTTCACAAATAGTGAACCGTCAGTACCCTCTGATTCACTATTCTTTGTGCCGTTCAGAATACTGCTGCGCACTTCACCGCTTTCGCTGTCTTATTTGCTCTATATG CTAGCTTCAATGGAATCTGTGCGTGGAGTAAATGTTCCTATGTATACAACTCTAAGGCGCACAACAGTAGCATTTACAATGACAATGGAGTATTTCTTGGCAAAGCAGAAACACACCCCACCTATAATTGGCAG TGTGGCTTTGATTGTATTCGGAGCATTTATTGCTGGGGCTCGAGATTTATCATTTGATGCTCGTGGGTATGCCATTGTCTTCGTCGCCAATATAACTACAGCTGTTTATCTTGCAACTATAAATCGTATTG GCAAATCTAGCGGGCTGAATAGCTTTGGCCTGATGTGGTGCAATG GACTTGTTTGTGGACCTGCAGTACTGTTGTTGACATATATTCAGGGCGACCTcaagaaaactattgaatttccTTACCTTTATTCCCCTGGCTTTCAG GTGGTGCTGCTATTTTCATGTACACTAGCATTTCTATTGAACTACACCATCTTCTGGAATACAATCCTGAATTCTGCACTTACACAGTCAATGTGTGGCAATTTGAAGGTATGGTCTCCATCCAATTCCTCCACGCGACTCAACATGCGTAGTATTTTGAAATCTTTCATGATATGCTATTTCTGCAGGATTTCTTCACTGTTGGACTTGGCTGGGTACTCTTCGGTGGGCTTCCTTTTGATCTG CTTAATGTCATCGGCCAAGGGCTTGGCTTCGTTGGCTCAGGCATGTATGCCTACTGCAAGATCAAAGGAAAATAGATATTGA
- the LOC123144823 gene encoding cell surface glycoprotein 1 produces the protein MASAWCLLAPAAAPVAAPGALGVSASESRGVFVARAAVPARMRRRWGSLVVCVAPDEEKITRRSPLDFPIEWEKPKPGRRPDIFPKFSPMKTPLPHPLPADDPLDDDEEEEEEEAQPQEEPQEDDPDKEDPEEDDPDKPTE, from the exons ATGGCGTCCGCGTGGTGCCTCTtggcgccggccgccgcgccggtGGCGGCGCCGGGCGCTCTCGGCGTCTCCGCCTCCGAATCCAGAGGCGTCTTCGTCGCGCGGGCGGCGGTCCCTGCGAGGATGCGGCGCAGGTGGGGTTCGCTCGTGGTGTGCGTAGCCCCCGACGAGGAGAAGATTACGCGGCGCTCGCCCCTCGATTTCCCCATC GAATGGGAGAAACCTAAGCCTGGGAGGAGACCTGACATCTTCCCAAAGTTCAGCCCTATGAAAACACCATTGCCCCATCCATTACCAGCTGATGATCCTctggatgatgatgaggaagaagaagaggaagaagcacAACCTCAAGAAGAACCACAGGAGGATGATCCTGACAAAGAGGATCCTGAGGAAGATGACCCAGACAAGCCAACTGAGTAA